The following proteins are co-located in the Vigna angularis cultivar LongXiaoDou No.4 chromosome 2, ASM1680809v1, whole genome shotgun sequence genome:
- the LOC108326841 gene encoding CBL-interacting protein kinase 18, which yields MEQKGGVLLQKYELGRLLGQGNFAKVYHGRNLITGMSVAIKAIDKEKILKVGLVDQIKREVAVMRLIRHRHVVELYEVMATKTKIFFVMEHAKGGELFNKVLKGRLKVDAARKYFQQLISAVDYCHSRGVCHRDLKPENILLDENDNLMVSDFGLSALTESKRQDGLLHTVCGTPAYVAPEVISRKGYDGMKADIWSCGVILFVLLAGHLPFHDSNLMEMYRKISKGVFKFPKWFAPDVRRLLSRILNPNPKARIPIARIMKCSWFKVGLENPAMTAATENQEPAAAPAPVNADGILEACENDGPPIAESKHELTKPGNLNAFAIISFSTGFDLSGMFEDSVPMKEMRFMSNKPASSIISKLEEICKRLCLKVRKKDGGLLKLEGCKEGRKGSIGVDAEIFEITPQLHMVELRKSNGDTMEYQKLFTQDIRPALEDIVWTWQGEQPQQEQQHHEVVLEEQQP from the coding sequence ATGGAACAGAAGGGAGGTGTGCTTCTGCAAAAATATGAACTTGGTAGGTTATTAGGCCAAGGGAACTTCGCAAAGGTCTACCATGGTAGGAATCTGATAACTGGCATGAGTGTGGCCATTAAGGCAATTGATAAGgaaaaaattttgaaagttgGATTGGTTGATCAGATTAAGCGTGAAGTTGCAGTGATGAGATTAATCAGACATCGACATGTGGTTGAGCTTTATGAGGTAATGGCCACCAAAACCAAAATTTTCTTTGTCATGGAGCATGCAAAAGGTGGTGAGCTGTTCAACAAGGTACTCAAAGGAAGGCTGAAGGTGGATGCTGCTAGGAAATATTTTCAGCAACTGATTAGCGCTGTTGACTACTGCCATAGCAGGGGTGTGTGTCATAGAGACTTAAAGCCTGAAAATATACTTTTGGatgaaaatgataatttgatGGTTTCAGACTTTGGGTTGAGTGCCCTTACTGAATCCAAACGCCAAGATGGGTTGCTCCATACTGTATGTGGTACCCCTGCGTATGTTGCTCCAGAAGTGATAAGCAGAAAGGGTTACGATGGGATGAAAGCAGATATATGGTCATGTGGGGTAATCTTGTTTGTTCTGTTGGCTGGTCATCTTCCATTCCATGATTCAAATCTGATGGAGATGTACAGGAAAATCAGTAAAGGGGTATTCAAATTTCCTAAATGGTTTGCACCAGATGTTCGCCGGTTATTATCCAGAATATTGAATCCAAACCCAAAGGCCAGGATACCAATTGCCAGAATTATGAAATGTTCTTGGTTTAAAGTGGGGTTGGAGAATCCTGCTATGACTGCTGCAACCGAAAACCAAGAACCAGCTGCAGCTCCAGCTCCCGTGAATGCTGATGGAATACTTGAAGCGTGCGAGAATGACGGTCCACCTATTGCAGAGTCAAAGCATGAACTGACCAAGCCTGGTAACTTGAATGCTTTTGCTATTATCTCCTTCTCAACTGGTTTTGATTTATCTGGTATGTTTGAGGATAGTGTTCCAATGAAAGAGATGCGGTTCATGTCAAATAAGCCTGCTTCGAGTATAATCTCTAAGTTGGAAGAAATTTGTAAGAGGCTTTGCTTGAAAGTAAGGAAGAAAGATGGAGGCTTGTTGAAGTTGGAGGGTTGTAAGGAAGGCAGAAAAGGGAGTATAGGTGTTGATGCTGAGATTTTTGAGATTACGCCACAGCTCCACATGGTGGAACTTCGAAAGTCCAATGGTGATACCATGGAGTATCAGAAGCTTTTTACACAGGATATCAGACCAGCACTTGAAGACATTGTTTGGACATGGCAAGGAGAACAACCACAGCAAGAGCAACAGCATCATGAAGTTGTTCTGGAAGAGCAGCAACCTTAG